From a region of the Pongo abelii isolate AG06213 chromosome 9, NHGRI_mPonAbe1-v2.0_pri, whole genome shotgun sequence genome:
- the SMIM38 gene encoding small integral membrane protein 38 — translation MTSWPGGSFGPDPLLALLMVILLARLILWSCLGTYIDYRLAQRRPQKPKQD, via the coding sequence ATGACCTCCTGGCCAGGGGGCAGCTTTGGCCCTGACCCGCTCCTGGCCCTGCTGATGGTGATCCTGCTAGCACGCCTCATCCTGTGGTCCTGCCTCGGGACCTACATCGACTACAGACTGGCCCAGCGGCGGCCCCAGAAACCCAAGCAGGACTAG